tcctggacactacagtgctaataaacaatggtcacataaacaccaccctataccggaaacctactgaccgctattcctacctgcatgcctccagctttcaccctgaccacaccacacgatccatcgtctacagccaagctctgcgatacaaccgcatttgctccaacccctcagacagagacaaacacctacaagatctctgtcaagctttcttacaactacaatacccacctgcggaagtaaagaaacagattgatagagccagaagagttcccagaagttacctactacaggacaggcctaacaaagaaaataacagaacgccactagccgtcaccttcagcccccaactaaaacccctccaacgcattattaaggatctacaacctatcctaaaggatgacccaacactctcacaaatcttgggagacaggccagtccttgcctacagacagccccgcaacctgaagcaaatactcaccaacaaccacataccacacaacagaaccactaacccaggaacttatccttgcaacaaagcccgttgccaattgtgcccacatatctattcaggggacaccatcacagggcctaataacatcagccacactatcagaggctcgttcacctgcacatccaccaatgtgatttatgccatcatgtgccagcaatgcccctctgccatgtacattggtcaaactggacagtctctacgtaaaagaataaatggacacaaatcagatgtcaagaattataacattcataaaccagtcggagaacacttcaatctctctggtcacgcaatcacagacatgaaggtcgctatcttaaaacaaaaaaacttcaaatccagactccagcgagaaactgctgaattggaattcatttgcaaattggatactattaatttaggcttaaatagagactgggagtggctaagtcattatgcaaggtagcctatttcctcttgttttttcctaccccccccccccccccgatgttctggtttaacttggatttaaacttggagagtggccagtttggatgagctattaccagcaggagagtgagtttgtgtgtgtatgggggtgggtttttggaggggggtgagggagtgagagaacctggatttgtgcaggaaatggcctaacttcattatcatgcacattgtgtaaagagttgtcactttggatgggctatcaccagcaggagagtgaatttgtgtgggggggtggagggtgagaaaacctggatttgtgctggaaatggcttttagataagctattaccagcaggacagtggggtgggaggaggtattgtttcatattctctgtgtatatatagagtctgctgcagtttccacggtatgcatctgatgaagtgagctgtagctcacgaaagctcatgctcaaataaattcgttagtctctaaggtgccacaagtactcctggttgaTATTATGAAGTTGTTACTATGTAAAATTGCTGTATCATGGAATGCCTCTAGGTCTGTGTATCCAGACCAAGGATAAGAGCAGATTGTTAAGGACTATCCGCATCTGAATAGGTCTTACCTGGGAAGAACAAAGGAGTTACTGCATACTAGGAGAAACTAGTTCTCCAACTTCCCTCACcagtttggggggagaggggcagggtttCAGTGTCTGGCGTTTGGAGAGTGGAAAATTCCAAAATATAGGATGAAGAAGCCAAAGTGTTGAGGGCAGCCTTTAAAAACCATAGCGGGTGAAGACATGCAGGCAAAAGTAAGGGGATGGATTAGCCTAGGTGAGAGAAGGGTCCATGTTTCAGAATGCAAGCCATGCATTTCAGCAGAAGGATTCTGGCTGCCCCTGACAACTCTGACCCCAACCCAAACAGTGCTCTGGAGTAGTGAGGAAACCGGAAAATGCATGTacagtttattatttttgtactgAGGTGAGTATTTTTTGTGTGATTAGGTAAAAAGCAATGgtgttagaatcctgtgcaaagtgtcTGTGTTTTGTGTGTTACACTGTAGGCCCAGGAGACCCACATGGCTAAAGTTCTGGGACGGGGTGAATTTAAATTCTGGGTGCAAATCTAAGGGCTTAGCaccagtggtggatttagagttagtgggtcCCTGTGCGCAGCTTCATTTTCTCCCCCCTGCCTTTGGGAttcagccaagaaaaagaacattctctcttatcttcccccccacccccatttttcattctttctgttccaggccaatgggagctgtggagtcggcgctcggggcaggggcagtacGTGGAGACACCCTGccctcccaggggccacagggatatgcctactgcttctgggagcagcatggcacagagggtgggaggcagagcgggcagggagccgccttagccctgttgctggcatgtctctgtgcaccCCGTCGGGAGAGGAAGGCAGCAGGTTTCCGTGcgctgcccagggcaggggtagtgcacagagccactggccacagcatgcaggcagcctgcctgcctgagcccttcTGCGCCACTGGCCGGGACTCAGGGAGGTTGTCAAGTGAGATTTGTCCTGCACTTTGGGAGGGCGGGGCCCTGTCATTGGGGGCCCCGTGCCACCAcacagtttgtttcatggtaaatctgtTCCTGCTTAGCACTGTTTTTAAGGACTCGGTAATGAGCTGTGAGGCTGCAGCTCTCAGGAGGGGGATACTAGACAGAGGgtctgaaccctgagcatgtgccTAGGAACCCCAAGACAGAGCCTTTGCTCTGTTGAGACTCTGGAGGCTTAAAACACCTGAGGATTCAGCAGTTGATCACCTCacagcagtctggcaagtgtccAGCTTGGCATGACCTTTGAAAATCTAGGACCTTTGTGCAAATATTCATTAATATTACATCTCATTATTCTTTAGTAATAAAAATACTGGTCCAATTAAAGACATACCTTTTCTGAAtcctgaacattaaatcccattCTTTTGGTCCATGCAAGGCAGCTGACAAAAGCAAAAAACTATTCCGATGAATGTTTATGAACTTCTCAGTTCTGTCTAAAAACTGTTCTCCTCCTGTCTTAAACACGTCTTGTGTGTCTGCCAATAGAAATGCAATGCCTAGAGAAGAAATTGATTACAATGCAAGCTCAGTTTGTTACTTCAAGCTAGTAATGAGGTCTAGCCTTCTAACTACTAATAAGTCATCAATAAGCAGAACTCCCAACTCAAGCATTACTTTAGAAGGCAAAGGAATATAAAATGTGAGTCAATTCGCATACCTTGGCAGTAATGTGCAAGCCAATGGGGATGGCCAGAAAGAAATAATGTCACAAATTGAAAGACAGCAGCTGCAGTCACCAGCTTAATATTTGGTCATTGAAAATCTACAACTTAAAACCAAATTACAAGTTTTCTACTTAAATGTTATTTCCATATTAACATGTGGATGGGAAATCTTGAAATCCACAAAAGATACAGACAAATTCTAGGTATTAAATGGAATGAAGTTATAACAATTGCCAAGATTTGTCAGACTTCAACAAACCTTTATCTCTAAAATTATGCAGAAAAGAAGCTAGAAATATGTGGGGAACAGCTTAAGAACAAAGACAGAGCATCTGCAATGGCAGATGTGCCATTGGGCGCCTAAAGGAACATGCAAAACTGAACATGCCAACTGAAAGAATCCCTTTGTTGAACCATCCTCAGACAGGGAAACTTCTGAGACTTTTTAGCAACATAGAGGACCTGCAAAGAGCAGCTCAGGTTAGACAGGTGCGTTGGAAACTTATTCATGCCTTATGCAATGTTGATAGCACAGAAAGGGTTCAGATTCCGAATAAGCAGAACTATTTTGTCTAAGTGTCACTTtagttgtttaaagaaaaggagtacttgtggcaccttagagactaaccaatttatttgagttgTTTAAAGTGCTGTTTTACTCTGAAAAGCAACGGTAGAAATAGTAATATGGGGTTTCACGTTTGTTGCCTCAGTGATTTCCCTGGTCAAATCGGTCAAATTTTACAGAGACACATTTTTTTTGTAACTGCCAGCTCAGAAAATTTGACTTGGAAGATTAAGGTGAAGCTGGTTTTCTTTTCACACATTGTCACCCGTAGTAAAGGTTTGTGCAGTGATATTGTCTCAGCTAGATTCACTCAGGTGTGACTGGGATTCAGTAAATTGTTTGATTAATGCACAGAACGAATAGAATCCAACTTAATCACTCTTAGATGAATGGCTTCAGTAAAGCTAACGATTAAAtaacagcagattttttttttaaatcacaaaagtCATTAGGTACACATAAGGAGCTGTTCCGTCAAGTAAGATGACATTTTATataatcacttttcagagtacaaCTGCACTTTAATGCAATAACTAGTATCTGATTTCTAACCACAGCCCCTCTTCTCCTCACTTCCACTCTTCTCTTATGTTGGCCTCTTGAAAAAGAAAATACCATCGCACTTTCACATCCACCATTCCAAACTATAAGACATTTCTGCAATGTAGCTTTTGTACAGTTTCTTAGGTCTACTCTGTGCTACTGCAAGAGGATCTGCTCCTATACCCCGTTAGAATTTCTGGTGAGTTCTTTAAGAAATATGTGCTGCAATTCAATTTACTGTACCAGAAAGAGAAAAAATCATGGCTCCATTTTCCACCGAATCTGAATATCGAACTCTGTGGTGTTGACTCTGTAGAGATGCTGAAACTTCATGActctaaataaatgtaaaaaatgtattttaaaacgtGCTTGCAATCATATCAACTGGACTCTTAAAACAGAGTCTGACTGTTAAAAGGTCTTTAGTACCTtagtttagaaaatatttttactcCAGTAGCAGTaatgattttaaacattttaactgaACTTTTGCATAATTGatgaaaatatgaaatattttcacAGCTGCAATAATGATTTAGATGTGAAATAATGGGGTGAcaatcctctaattttttacCTCTTCCATTATAACCAGACTGTCTACATTCATTTTGTCACAGGAAACACTTGCATAATAAACAAGGAAACTTCACAAACAACGTTTTACAGtcaaatctttgtttttaaaaaatgatgcatAGAAGGAAGATTTTCAGACAGTAGAAATGTACGCACTAGATATTTGCCTGCAATTAAGTAGGCTGGTTTGAATGAATCAATATGGATGTCAGCATTTTAGTTGAAGGACAGATAGATCAGAAAAGACTGCTCTGGACAACATCCTTACCACGGGAGCTTCATGGCAGAATACAAAATGCTTAGGAAAGCAAGATGACAACACTATGCaacaatgtcatctgaaaaatggggtgGACTTGTGCATATTTTTCAACCTGCAGGTTGAATTTTCTAGTGGTCTAGAAAAAAAACATCTCAAACAATCGCACACATTGTGGACTGTGACTTTAACATGCTCAAATCAGACTTCAGTCTCCTCAAGAGTCCGAATTTAAACCAAAAATTGTGCACCCATATTTGAATCTCCTAACTTATTACTGTAATTTATCCGAAGTATTAATACTGTATGATGGAAGAGATAAAGTCTTCAGGGGGGGAATCTAGAAGACTACAATATCCTTGCTGGAATGACTTACATTGATCAGCTGAAAAAAAATATCCATATAGTAGAATCATGCAACAAGAAAGACAAGGGTTAGGAAAACATTTAACTCACAACAGCAGGTGGCAGGAGTACTAAACTGGTACCAAACACGAAGGGAAATAGCAGAATAAGAAAAAACATGAAGAAAAAGGTAGGTCTACAGTAGCAACAGGTTTACCAGATAAGTGACACACATTTTCCTGTATCTATTATATACTTTAGCattgcataaaataaaataaaatcttggaAATACTTGACAGTTCAATGTTAGTTGACCAGAGGTGCCAATTTTCTAATGTGTCGGGGGGTGCTCCACCcgttcccccaaggccccaccccttccctgactcctcctaccctcactctgcccctgttccacccctgCCACGCTTTCTTCTCACTTTgttgtgccccctcccccatgcatgcCCTGCGCTCACTtctccctagggtgaccagatagcaagtgtgaaaaatcaggacaaagtgtggggggtaataggcacctatatcagaaaaagccctgaatattgggactgtccctataaaatcaggacatctggtcaccctacttctccccctccccttccagcacTTCCTGTGGAACAACTGATCAcggcaggcgggaggcactgattggcatGGCTGCCggagggtgggaggtgctggggggaggggaaggagctgatcggggggctgctggtgagtgggtgctccagcctcagagcaTCCCCAAAGCCAGTGCCTATGCAGTTCACCAATAATTGGTATACAGTACCTGGAGAGCTGAACTCATGATAACAGTTGTGATCCATCTTGCCTTTTCCTGCCCACCACTTTCTGCCATTGTCACAGGGGTCATTAATACTTCTTCAGTGAAATATCTGGtaaaactttctctctctctagttttCTTTAAGCTTTTTGGAGAGAACAGAAATGTCAGCCACCAACTGAAGAGAACACAACTGTAATAACTTTCATCAAACTGTATTACTGTTTTGGAGAAATGTTCTTATAAGTCATATAAATATTCTGTATCTGCCCAAGTGTGGTGGTTAATAAACACTGTAAATATTGTTCCCAAAGGAATCTGTTGCATCTATGACCGTTTTGTTATAACTGTCCTACCATTCAAATGGCTGAGGTGAGAAGGACTAAAGAGAACT
This window of the Eretmochelys imbricata isolate rEreImb1 chromosome 8, rEreImb1.hap1, whole genome shotgun sequence genome carries:
- the C8H1orf146 gene encoding LOW QUALITY PROTEIN: protein SPO16 homolog (The sequence of the model RefSeq protein was modified relative to this genomic sequence to represent the inferred CDS: substituted 1 base at 1 genomic stop codon), producing the protein MTPVTMAESGGQEKARWITTVIMSSALQSHEVSASLQSQHHRVRYSDSVENGAMIFSLSGIAFLLADTQDVFKTGGEQFLDRTEKFINIHRNSFLLLSAALHGPKEWDLMFRIQKRFLGSNLRVIPVHNTAEIVKLMLTIAKITCKPQIDNIRYRMLMAKAQIIDQSPVWKMLHKIQLDCNXLSNN